The following are encoded in a window of Castanea sativa cultivar Marrone di Chiusa Pesio chromosome 5, ASM4071231v1 genomic DNA:
- the LOC142636386 gene encoding large ribosomal subunit protein eL32z: MAVPLLTKKIVKKRVKQFKRPQCDRKISVKPSWRRPKGIDSRVRRKFKGCALMPNIGYGSDKKTRHFLPNGFKKFVVHNVKELELLMMHNRTYCAEIAHNISTRKRKEIVERAAQLDVVVTNKLARLRSQEDE; this comes from the exons ATGGCGGTGCCGTTGCTGACAAAGAAGATCGTGAAGAAGAGGGTCAAGCAATTCAAGAGGCCCCAGTGTGATCGCAAGATCTCTGTCAAG CCAAGCTGGCGTAGGCCAAAGGGTATTGATTCTCGTGTAAGAAGGAAGTTCAAGGGATGTGCACTGATGCCTAACATTGGCTATGGTTCAGACAAGAAGACTCGTCATTTTCTTCCTAATGGTTTCAAGAAATTTGTTGTTCACAACGTGAAGGAGCTTGAGCTACTGATGATGCACAACAG gACTTACTGTGCTGAGATTGCACACAATATCTCCACAAGGAAGAGGAAGGAGATTGTGGAGAGAGCCGCCCAGCTTGATGTTGTTGTGACCAACAAGCTTGCCAGGTTGCGCAGCCAGGAAGATGAATGA
- the LOC142635393 gene encoding protein neprosin-like: MGVAVANESFGFWVFPFQFQDSFTHWFFEVTNITNVPGCFDLNCQGFVQINTQVPIGAAIYDVSDYGTDNQVFLHFTLIQDPEKESPWWLFYNQEPTPIGYFSNKLFTKLSDGADTLKFGGYVFTQPEDETSPEMGSGRFKNEIYQRTANMINVKYTDYKYQSIHSPTDIQTAESRCYFEGDHSYKDETVGYTFCFGGKGGTEERCYGH; the protein is encoded by the exons ATGGGAGTTGCAGTTGCAAACGAGAGCTTTGGGTTTTGG GTGTTCCCATTCCAGTTCCAGGACAGTTTCACTCATTGGTTTTTTGAAGTAACT AACATAACAAATGTTCCAGGATGTTTTGATCTTAATTGCCAAGGATTTGTACAAATAAATACCCAAGTTCCAATTGGCGCTGCTATATATGATGTCTCTGACTACGGTACCGACAATCAAGTGTTTTTGCATTTCACCCTCATCCAG GATCCAGAGAAAGAATCACCTTGGTGGCTGTTTTATAACCAAGAACCTACACCGATTGggtatttttcaaacaaactGTTTACTAAGTTAAGCGATGGAGCAGACACATTGAAATTTGGAGGCTATGTTTTCACTCAGCCAGAGGATGAGACTAGCCCTGAAATGGGTAGTGGaagatttaaaaatgaaatatatcaACGAACTGCCAACATGATTAATGTAAAATATACTGATTACAAGTATCAATCAATTCATTCGCCAACTGATATTCAAACTGCGGAGTCTCGTTGTTACTTTGAAGGAGATCACTCATACAAAGACGAAACAGTCGGTTATACTTTTTGTTTTGGCGGAAAAGGTGGCACAGAGGAGAGGTGTTATGGACATTag